The genomic stretch ACTTCACTGTGCCCTATGTTTTAGCAGTCCTTTACTTACCTGGCTGACTTTTTAACTGGTTAAATGACTGGAATTTAAGTTGAAAGGAATCTGAGTTAGTAATATTGTCTAATATTAATCTAGAAGAGTAATAGTCTAGTAATATTCTGTGGTAGACTCTTCAGCATTCTCTAATAGCATTTTGCGATTTTTAAGTGACCCTGGGGGGGTCCTTGGCATAGTCATCCATCATTTTTGCTGAAGAACAAAGTTGATCCTCTATATTGAGATGTTGGAATGAAGCTTTGGCCAGTGAGAGAGCCTAGCTGACTGCCCAACACTCACACCCAAGAAAAGACTTGTTCTCATTTCTCCGTACCCATTAACTCTCTTGAACTGGTTTCTAAAAACgttgtttctttttgaaagacagacatttaaaaacaaaccaaaaaagcgGTAAGCCATGGTGGCACTTGTGAAATGAGGCATGTTTCAAAGcctttgaaagtattttttaaacaggGGTTTGCTATACAGGCAAAGCCCTTCGAAAAATGAAATTAGAGTTAATTTTCCCTGAGAGGGAGTTCATTCATTAATACAAGGTTCCTAATATAAggctttttaaaagtgtatttgaaCTAGTTTCAGACTCTTTCCTGCCATTCTCTTGCCTGACACCCTTGCCAATGGACTATTTTAGTTTTTGGATAAATGGCTAGAGCCAAAGGACGGATGCCACTGGAGCTGCAGTAGATAATTCAAACTCTATGTTCCCAGGATCCAATTAACATACAGATTTCAAGTTTGGGATTTGAAAATGCATGATCTAGATAATAATGTGAGCATATGAGTATGTTAACTGTCATGTTTGTCGTGCACGAAGAAAATATCATCTACAACTTATGATAATACATGGTATAATACTATCTCATCTCCTCTCTCGCCCCaagaattatattttgaaaacagggATACTTGGCAGCTTGCCCCTCTGTCTggattctgtgttttctttcttaagataAGCTGAAGTAAAACTTGGCTTACCACATCCGCTGCACAATGCTAGCTAGCAGGCATTAACATTCTCCGCATTAGTCAAAGGGAGGAGGAGTGGTGTCTAAGGGTCCAAGATACAGCCCGAAGGGAGATGCATGATTCCTCCTAGTACATATCACATTTGGCAGGGATTCTGGTGTGTGGGGGCTTTAGTCACCTAGACGGCAACGTACATAGAGAAAAGGTAGTCCAAGCCCTAGATATATCCAAGCACTGAGTCCTCGGCCAGGAGATGTGAATAACCAGATACAGAGCCGTCCCCCAAAGTCTCCTCAAGGGTTGACCTCACCATACCTCCCCCACCTGTAAAGTTCCCAGTGGGGAGGAGGCCTCGACCAGCATTAGcatcccctccctccctgagtCTTGACAATACCCTTGACAAGCACATACAAACGTATGTATGCACATACACTCCGTGATTTCAAGGATTTAGAGAAATAATTAGATGTGTTACCTCCCCACAAAAGGGCCCAGGAACccttcttatttggaaaaaggggaGAGAATCTGTGTCAAGGAATCGGGAAGTCCTAAGGAATTGGCTTTTCCAAGACCCCATTTCTTTTCCCATCCCTGTTCTCCCTGACAGGGTGGAATCAAAGAGAGAGACAAGCTAAAAGATCCCAGAGGTGCGTGGGGCACCATACATCTTAGAAATATAGTCTGTGGATATGGGTTGGCTTGCTCAGCTGGACTGGATCAGCTCAATgggatttttcagttttatgtaaaagaaaacgAAGGCACCCCAAAGTTGCCAGCAAGTCTGTATTCTcaaggaggaggagggtgagAATAAGGAAACAGTTTCCTCCTGACTCCTGCTACATTCCACCAGCCTCTTGAGACCTAAACCCTCCTGGTCCTTGTTTTGGGATATTTGATTGTGAGTGAATTATCCCACCTGCTAAGTCAGCTTCTCTTCAACAGAAGATTCAGGGCCACCTGATGCTTGAACATTTATGAAAGTACTGCTTCCCacctttttgttcttgttgttgtttttcttgtggGGTGATTGTTCTTGATCTTTAAACATACCTTTCAGGataaaaatccaaactccttcGTTTAGTACCCACAGCTCTTCATAATCCAGCTCTTGCCTGCTGCTTCCACCACGACCTCTGTCCCACCCTTGCTCAGCAAAGCATAATGCCTGGAGAGAGTCGCACTTTTGCAGGTCTCCCTGCCCTTGCACAGACTGTTGTCCCCTCTCTGTCTAAGAGTTCCCTTCACTCTGTCATACGCTGTACAACTTCTGTTGAACTTCAACACCCATCGCAAGCAGCACTGCCCCTGGCACACCCCTCTGTTCTTCCTCGTCCCCACAACTGATTTCGTGCTCTTTCTCTAAGCTAAAGTATCATCCTCATACCGCTCTGTCATGAGCACTCAACAAGCATCATTcaagaaaagtattttttgagCCACACCATTCATCCACTCCCTCTTCCACGAATACAGGCCTTCATTCAATACATCTTTGTTGAGCGCTCGCTAAATTCAAATTCAAGACATGTAGACTAGCTGGGGACACAGATACAAAGAGCTGAAAAAGTAACCAACAGTAACCGTCATAATGTGACCAACCTTTGACAAAGGTCCTGGTACTATATGacaaaatccaaaggaaaaaggaatctgTTGTTAGAGGCCTGACTACCCAGAAACTAAATCTGTAATAGTTAAGGTTGtttgaaattcaaagaaaaaaagtgacaCGAGTCCCAGTGAGTGGCACTGCGGAGCCATCCTTGATGCCTTGTCACTCAGTTAGCTGAGTAATTTAAATTTACCCTCTCACGGGGACAAGTTGCTCTGAACATTATCCAAATAGAAGCTGTATtgagaatgagagaagagaaaggcagggGGACCAAAGCGGTAGGAAAACACAAAGGTTTAGAAGAGAGCACAAAAAAGGCTCAGAATTACATGGAAATTGGGGCAGGTCCTTCAGTTCATCCGGGGATCAATGaacacattacacacacacacacacacacacacacacacacacacacacacacacacacagacacacacagcgcTGCAGTGGGCCGTCACCTGGGGCATCTTAAACATAGAAGCGAATGAACACCCGATTTCATTTTGGGCAGCCAGCCACAGGAATGTTCCAAGGTCAAGCCCTTGCATTGTAAGTGAGACCATTATCTAGGGATTCCTCTCTACACCCTGATTCCTGAGGAGGGTTCACAGACTTAGAAACAATGACAGGCATGCCGCCGACCTCTTCCGCGGTAAACCAGTGCCCAGCAAACCCTTGCCCTCCTGACCCGCTTGTCTTTGTTCCTACAGAGTGGTGCTCAGCATGGCGGGGATTCCagggctcctcttcctcctcctcctcctcttcctcctcctcctgtgtgCTGTCGGACAGGGGAGCCCCTCCAGTGCCCACTGGAAACCCACGTGGCCTGCTTACCGCCTCCCTGTCGTCTTGCCACAGTCCACTCTCCACTTAGCCAAGCCAGACTTTGGGGCCGAAGCCAAATTGGAAGTGTCCTCTTCATGTGGACCCCAGTGTCATAAGGGAACCCCACTGCCCACATATGAAGAGGTCAAACAGTACCTGTCTTATGAAACGCTCTATGCCAATGGCAGCCGCACAGAGACGCGGGTGGGCATTTATGTCCTCAGCAGTGGCGTGGGGGAGTCTCCAGGAAAGTCTCGGAGGAAACGGCAGATTTATGGCTACGACAGCAGGTTCAGCATTTTCGGGAAGGACTTCCTGCTCAACTACCCCTTCTCAACATCGGTGAAGTTATCTACTGGTTGTACCGGCACCCTGGTGGCCGAGAAGCACGTCCTCACCGCTGCCCACTGCATACACGATGGGAAAACCTATGTGAAAGGAACCCAGAAACTTCGAGTGGGCTTCTTGAAGCCCAAGTTTAAAGATGGTGGTCGAGGGGCCAACAACTCCAGCTCAGCCGTGCCCGAGAAGATGAAATTTCAATGGATCCGCGTGAAACGCACCCACGTGCCCAAGGGTTGGATCAAGGGCAATGCCAACGACATTGGCATGGATTACGACTATGCTCTCCTGGAGCTCAAAAAACCCCACAAGAGAAAGTACATGAAGATTGGGGTGAGCCCTTCTGCCAAGCAGCTGCCAGGGGGCAGAATCCACTTCTCTGGTTATGACAACGATCGACCGGGCAATTTGGTGTACCGTTTCTGTGATGTCAAAGACGAGACCTACGACCTGCTCTACCAGCAGTGTGACGCCCAGCCTGGGGCCAGTGGCTCAGGGGTTTATGTGAGGATGTGGAAGAGACAGCAGCAGAAGTGGGAGCGAAAAATCATTGGTATCTTTTCAGGGCACCAGTGGGTAGACATGAATGGTTCTCCACAGGATTTCAACGTAGCTGTTAGAATCACCCCTCTCAAATATGCCCAGATTTGCTATTGGATTAAAGGAAACTACCTGGATTGCAGGGAAGGGTAACACGGTATACCTTCCTGGCGGCACTTAATGGTCTTCACGTACTTATTTTAGGAGAGGCCAAATTTTgtcattggtgtgtgtgtgtgtgtgtgtgtgtgtaagtgtaaggTGTCATAATATCTtttacctaattttttaaaattgcaagaTGACTGGCTTTGTTATTTGAAAATTGGTTTGTGTATCATATCAGCATTTAAGCAGTTTTTGAAAACATACTttgcatagaaataaaaaagcatacTGATGTTTGGGGCAATAGGGAGTATTTAGCGGTTAAGTTAATCTTTTACTTTTTGAGAACTTCGATTTTTATTTCATCTGAACTTGTCTCAAAggtttatattaaatatgtggCATACAGGAGATATAAGttcttatgtgtgtatgtgtgtattttctccTGAGACTCATCTTggttttgtcactttttttttcttttttaatgcctAATCACTAATGTTTCCCGATGGCAGTGTTCCCTACCACATACAACTCTTAGGAACTTTCACAATACTTCTTAGATCGGCGGTTATAATATTTTGGATTTGGGGGTGTTTGCACAGTAGTTCTTGATCAGTCAAATAATTTGCTGACCGTGTTGGTACACATATTAAGCTAGATCTTGCAGTCAGTTAGTATCAagttgctttcagttttgaaaTAGTTTCTCTTCCGAAGACTGTCGCTCTTCTTTTGGGGAAGACTGCATATGGCTCTGCCAGCTGTGCAGTCACACCAGAGCTGGCAAGATTGTTTATGCCAATCCTTCCATTTAACAGGATTTCACTCAGATTTCTTGAACTAGCTGTTTTTCAGAAGACAATAATCAGGGCCTAATTAGAACAGGCTGTATGGCTTCCCAACTAACAGTTGTGGTCACACTAAAAACAATCATTGTATTTTACCCCCGGAGTGTAGCACATCTCGTGTTTTATCATTTGGACGgagtaatttaaaatgaattaaattccaGAGAACAATGGATGCATTGCTCGGCAGATGTCACAACAGAATAACCACTGTTTAGAGCCTGGCACAGTCATACGGCCTAATCAAAATTATTCCTCATGGTTTTCAGTGTGCTTTTGGGGATCTGTGTACTTGAGCAATTTGGAGActtttctctcctatttattttatagtaacaATATTTGGAAGGTGCTTTAAGGAAAACCAATGTACCTTTTTCCCCACTAGCTTTAAAAGGGACACTTTTACTAGACTACTCTAAGCTACAGGCACATATAATCAAGTACACTAGTGAAAATGCAAATTGGGAGAATGAAAAATGGATCAGAATCATCACTCCCATAAATGCCTTTATGAATGTTTTATCAATGTGATAACCCCAGTGtataaagaaaagattttgacttgttttatgttttcattttctgcccCTCAGCCTGAGCACttctttcaaaatgtgtcagTAGAGAAAAAAGCCAATGAACTATAAACAGATGTATGCTGTTCTTACAGCCAGGGTAATTTTAACCTGCAGTGTGGCTATCTGGTTGTGAGGACATTCGAATACGGCACTGAGGCTTAACCGTCCTCCAGGTGGCTTTTGGCTGGTGTTTCTTGAGCTTTTTGGAAGGCTAATCCAGATAAGGCACTCGTTATAAGAAATGTATAACCATAGTGCTTTCGTCAAATCACATAAGAAATACTTTGTGTAGCAAAGCGATGCAGGGCTGCCAGGAATTTTCTGAGTTCCAGTACAATTAGCTTTGGAATCTAGCAGGAATCTAGCCGGAGGAATAAGAGAGGTCTCCATCTCTATGTCTGgtatttggggtttttgtttggttttgcttttgcttgGTGTGAAAAGAAGTTCAGTGAACACCTAGATCagaactgattttttaaagtagatactccttttaaaaagcaactgggtgttttatttttatttattttctttttttttggcaaagTAGAAACTTAATGGAACTTCCCTCAGCAAAGGTGGGCAATGgcacaaaatcaaaataatatcaATGTTTAGTTCACAGGTAGCTGTAATTTACTAAAGAATCGTACCTACATGATCTATACAGCGTAACTCAGAACTGTAAAAGAAGACTGTAAAATAATTCAGTATGTCCATCTTGTCAGTGGTAATTAAAGGAAGCATGGCATTAAACTATCATggaagtggaaataaaaaagggcttttaacattattaataatattaatatgttaatataattagtgctttacatgtattagtTATACATTGTAAGGATATATTCTCAGTAAGGCGAGTAGAACGTTTCCCAAAATGTGTGCCTTAAACACTGATCCCTCCAGATTTTCTACCAGAAATGAAAAGGACACCATCATCAGGGAGGAGGGATATGCCTCTCAGTACCCCCTCCCTGTATCAGGGATTCACATGCTTGTTTGCACATTGAAAGCTCTAAGAAGTCCTGTAGTAAAGAGATgtgttaatgttttaaaaatctgcatttcaATAAACATCTTTGATCACGGAACCCTTGTTTCTCCAATGATGCCTCTGAGCAATTTAGTGttctaataaatacattttggggaTCACTGTAAAAGCCTTGGGGTCAAGGCAATGATGCACAAAGTCTGATGAGCCCTGAGTGGTGTCAGGTATCAGTGCCTTTGGGATTTAACCAGAACCTCGTATCCAGATTTGGAAATATTCAGAGGGTAAAAcaggagagaataaatttgtggcTGAGAATCAGAAGGTCGTGGCAGAATTTGGGATCCATTTGTTTCATAGACTTTAttcagaattttgaattttagaaaggaGTTAgtcgcccccacccccaaaatgggaaaatgggatgaaagagggaaagaaatatgAGCCAATCCGTGGCAGAGTCATATGTGTATTCTTTCTGTACTTCATTGGACTAgaaatggattagaaaacaaaacacctaagGAGTAAGTTGGAACATTGAGATCACGCTTTTCACTGTGTACGACTCCACCTACATGTTCTATGGAAGCGCAAGTCCCCAGTGACACGTAGGCCAATAAGGTAGCAGTCTCTCTCTAATACCTACAGGAGCCTTCGGTTCAGAACTTGTTAAAGATGACAAGCCGGCACTGGAAAAACGACTCTCTAGTCTGCCCTCCCTGTGCTAACTGAAGGGTCGACAGCCATCCAGGGGCTGCAGAGGAATTCTGCTCACGGCCTCAGCACTTCCTCTCTGAGGGCTGGTCGCAGCCCTGGCCAGGGAGCGTCTGAACAGCCCCTGCACTGGCCTGGCTCTCCTGCATGCTTCATCTGAGTTCTGTTCACGACTGCCTTTTCTTAGCCCTTGTCATGAACCAGCTCAAGTAAGCCTTGAAGTTGCCTCTGGCACTTGATGTCTATGGGTATTAGGTAGAGTGCCTATTTAATTTATCATCTAGAATGAAATTCTTTTGAGACGGACTAAAAGGGAATTCTATCAAAAATGAGGCTATGAAGCAGTATACTCCAGGTATGTCCTGGGACATCCAGCATGTCTGGTCACCTTCATTGGTAAACCCTGCAAAGCACTGCAGGGAATGCAGCCTGACAACCATCCTTCGTAACAAAGGAACAACAGTGGGGCCGCCGCTCCCTCTGTGTCTCGGCTCTGGGCTTTCACGTTGGTTCCTACTGCACACTTTCTTGGCCAGGATCAGCATTCTGTGGGCCTCCAACAGGGGAAGGGCATTTAACAGTCCTTTTGGTGGGGTGGCGTCTAAGGATATACGTGGTCAACAGGGACCATTTCTAGCAGGAACAACACATCTGTTTTTAGTCTGATGTTTCcccagagaaggaaataaattagcTTCCAGGACAAGAGTAAACAAGGCtgagagctggggcagcagaCTGGCATGGGAAGATGACGGTCTTGGAGCTGGGCAGACAGATGCCATtgttttctggttcttttttagtGAATAAATCTCAAGACagtttaatttaaaacttaaaacccTCCTATCTGATTCAAAGATCCTCTCTTCTGGGTTCCAGCTCCTCCAGTGGGCTGGGGTGGAGAAAGGGCAAACATCTGTGTGCTCTCCTCAGTGGTTGCTACCTCTTGGGTAACACCAGCTCTTTCATCCTCCTTAGCTTTTACATCTGGTGATGTAAAAGCTTCTGTCTCCTGCTGTTGGGTCACCTTTACCTGGCAGACAGCGCTCTCGAGTGGTGAACTAGCAAACCATCCCAAGCCCAGCTATCTTCTTCCATGCCAGCGTTACCCAGTGGAAACTCACTGGCTTGCTATACCGACTGTGAGCTGCCTATTGATGATCTGGGTGGAAAATAATCCAGGCTGAGTTTGCTGCAGTGCAAAGGACCCTGGCAGGATCAAAACTGGTCTATTCAAAAggtgaaatgggtaaaggagGATTAAAAAGTCATGGGATATAACGTAGAATATGGTGACCATTGTTAATACTGTGTTGGGTATTTAAAAGTTGCAacgatcttaaaagttctcatcacaagaaacaATTCTTGTAACTGTATGGTaacggatgttaactagacttgtggtggtcattttgcaattatacaaatatccaatcagtatgttgtacacctgaaacataatattatatgccaattgcatctcaattaaaaagaaaaagaataacactTAGGTTTGGGGCCTGAGCATCCAGGTAGATTCCAGGTACCAtttgctgagatgggaaagattGAGGAAAAGAGGATTGGGGAGAATGAAAAATAACCAATTTTTGTGTTGATCATGTCAAGTTTGAAATGCCTTACTTAGTAGACACACAAGTGGAGATGTGAAGTAAACACTCCAGTTGTGAAGTAAGGACTTCCGACTGTGCAGCTCGGTAGAAAAATCTTGAATCAGCATGTTGATGTCACTTAAAGCCACATAGTGAGATAGTATCACCTGGGGAGAGAATGAGGAGAATGAGTCTTGAGAAGAGGGCTGAGACAGCATTTAGAGAAGAGGCCGGTCCACCAGCATTTAGAGGTTGGAttcaaagaggaagaggaggaggaggaggcagcaaaGAGGCTGAGAAGCAGCCACTGATGAGGTTAGAAAAAAGCCAGGAAAGTGTGGCCTCACAGAAACCCAGAGAAAAAAGTTTGAGGCCAAATAGGGGATGGGGAGGGCAAAGAGCAGGACAAGATCTGGTGGTGTTGTGTTTTAGGTTGTGTTGAGAAATGTCCCTCCCTGCTGTGGGCAAGGTGCGTGGAGGGCAGGAGACCCGGACAGGTCACGTAGCCCTCCAAGCAGAGCGTCCCTGTGCTCGCACTGCCTGAGCACAGGCTCTGCTTAGGCACCGCCTGACATGACTGGTCGGTTAATGAACCGAATCCTCCTCTTGAGCCTTGGGACAGCTCAGCCCACAGGAAGTGCAAGGATCCAGGGCCACACCCTCCCTGGGAGAGTCCGGGCTTCTATGGGTCCTGAAAACCTGGGCTCAGGGAGGCCCACGGCTGTCCCCTTCTGTCCAGCCTGATGTGTTCTGAGGGTGCAAAGTGCAGCGTGACTCTtctgtgtcgtgtgtgtgtgtgtgtgtgtgtgtgtgtgtgtgtgtgtgtatcaaatgTGTAAAAATACCCCAAGTGCTCTCTTAGTCTTGATTTATCACTGTCCTTTGTCTTCAGACTCTAAAAGGACTAAGGCTCATAAAGAGCAAGGACAGTTTTGAGAAGCGTCGAGTTCCTATCCCAGGAGCAAGACAGAAGTGTTTACATTGGAGAGAACGAGGGGAATCTCAGAAAATGAGATAAACAGAGCAAGTGGCTGGAACAGGAGCAGCAGCCTGGGCGCAGTGGCTCCGCCTTGCCATCAACTGCTCTGTCTTGTCAGGAAGGCCTTCCCTGGCCATCTTCTCTACAGGTTCaaccttccccagcccctgcctcgGAGGGTTCTTACTTCCCTGCCCTGCTTTATCGCCTGCTTAGCACTAATCACTGCCTCCCAGACTATATTTATTGCTCTTCTGAAGGCAGGGATGTTTGTCTGCTGTATCCCCACACCTAgaccagtgcctgggacataggtTCTCAAAACATACATAATGCTTTTTAAAGGAATGATTGAACGAATGATCCCAGTAGCTTTGTACAACCTTTAACACCACGACTCGGGATTACCTGGGCTCGGATATTTCTTGCATCCAAACATACTCCAGAGTAAGATTCTGGTAACGTACCATACGTATCCTATTCTAGCACGTATCACATTGCTGTTGTtatttatgtgtctgtctctcctaTTAGACTCTGAGCCTTGTACGAGCCTTGTATATCTCCCATTGTCCGGCCCGCAGTCTAGCACAGGAAATATTTGGTGAGAAAATGAACGGATGTCTGTTATGACTTAGCCTGTGGCCCAGAGACTGCTTCCcgccctcccctcctccacaccTCACGTGTAATCAAGTAGATGTCTATGCTATCACATCCTCTCCAGCTCCTCTGCCACTGCCCTGATTCTGGCCCTCATCCTCTCTCCTTTAAACTATTAGAGTAGACTCTGAACTGGAGCTTGAGCCTCCCAGCTCAGCCACGGCTGCCCAAGGCATGTTCTAAAGCAACAACCTGATCAGGTCACTCCCCTATGTGACCTATTGACTCGACTCTGGCCACTAGAAGGTAAATCTTAGTTTTCTTAGCCTCGGATTTACCACCCATCCAATACGGTGGTCAGCTTTATCCACCAGGCATACAACCTGGCCTCCAGCAAGTTGTACTGAATACATCTGTGTTTTCAAGCCTCTCCCATTGCCCAAGTTCTCCTCCCCTGCCTAGGTTGCCCTTCTCCATCCTTTCAATTATTGaatcattcagttattcattcagcAGTAAGGCCTTCTTGATGCCAGTCACTGCACTTACACTGGAGCTGCAAGGATGAATGAGACGCATCCCTGTGCTTGGGATAAGCATGTGTCTTCTCCTTTTGAGGCCACAGTAGTCATGACTCTTGCTCTACCTCCCAGAGTGGTGTGGCTCAGTAACTTCCCTCTCTACAAGAATATCTTGTCGGTGTCAGTGAAACGGAATTGCTACTTTGTAAACTGAACCAATTGACTGTTCCCCTCACATTTTAATAACTCTTTGAGTTAGATTGTCCTGCCTGGTTActgcatttcttttctgagatttattAATACTTGCCCTGCATCTAGTTCCTTGATGGAAAATGCCATGTTTGGTAAACCAGTGTAACTCAAGCATGACTAATATCCTCCATGGATAAGCCATTCTTGGACATAAGGATGTGGTCCTTTAAAAGTGACACATTTAACCACTCTAGGATATTTGCCAGACCAGCCAGAGTTAGAAGATCCCACAGAAATGTCACCATTCGTTTTCTATCCTCATGGGAAAAAATGTGTTTGCTGACTGACTATAACATAATATCAGGAAGAATTCATTGAATTCcgtcattgtatttttattgatcACCTTCTTTTATGCCTCCGTAAGTCCTTCCTGCTGTTGACTGGCACGCATTCTCTCATTTCCATTCATCTGAAATctcaaaaatgggaaaatgctATGGacatctggaaaaaaagaattagactTGAAAATCTAATTATTTATAATACCCACTGTGTGAAAGGATAAGACATGTCCTGATCACACTTGAGTCTATAAAGCTGTACATTAATATTTGTGACCAGATTTCTTTttagtctatttcttttttagaatgacccatttttacttgaaaatattgtTCTTTGGAGTAAGAAAGAGCCTTtgatttgacttttaaaattaccttCTTAGTGTGAGTTTCTGTTTACCtagacattttctatttcatgtatAGTGTATCTTGGATCATGTTTTTCTTGACTCTGGAGGTCTGTAACCCCGTTATATAGTATTTCCTTTAGATgccattttaaaaaccttttttttttttttgaaatgttatcaATCTGTCTAGAGAGTCAAGTTGGTAATTTGGCCATTTGTAAGTGCTTTAGATAATTAcaattgaaaagatgaaaaacaaagcaagaaattCTGTGACTACAGATAGAACTTTCCTATGTGGCAGGCTGgcatttttgaaacaaaactcTACACTTTTATTGAAGTGCCCTATATTTCTGGCTCACTGATTGTCACCATATTCTAGAGGTGAGACAAACAGCCTTGTCTGATGGATCTGAACACCAGTTACAGTGTCTTGTGTAGAGGATATTAAATTCTCCTGTTTGCCTCTGGCCCCTTGACTTTGGATAGCCAGTGAAAACCCACCCAAAGATCCTGTAGTTTCCTCATGAATTTGTTCTTTTAATGAATTTACATTAGGTTGAGGCAAGTATCAGGTCATTCATTCATGAAATCAAGCATTTATTGTATACCTATGTGTATATCTAGAGATACAGATAGATATTGTATATCTATATGCAAGACTCTTTTCCAAGGACTTtacaacattttcatttatttacttctcaGTACAAACCTATGAAGTAGGCATTGATTTTATCTCTGTTTCAGAGACGGGGAAGTGAGGCACataaaagttaagtaacttgacaAAACACACAGCTGAAACTGGGATTCTAGCAGTCTGCCTCCAGAGTTCACGTTCTTGTTCTATGTATAGCAAAGTGCCATGAACCTGAAGAGAATGTATCAACTAATCATGTCTCCAGGTTGGAGGATGGGGCATCAGGGCATGCAGCATAGAGCAAAAGATGTTTGATCCTTGACAGAGCTTCCATTTTAGTCCCTGTGAACAACTGGTTACCATATACTGAGTTATCTGGAAAGAAAATGCGCTAGAGAAAAATATGTGCACATATCTGCAAAGCTGCATTACATACCTAAGAACTTCTAACATCAGTACAAGTATAATACAAATCATGCACGATTCTATTCATTTTAT from Rhinolophus ferrumequinum isolate MPI-CBG mRhiFer1 chromosome 11, mRhiFer1_v1.p, whole genome shotgun sequence encodes the following:
- the PRSS23 gene encoding serine protease 23 encodes the protein MAGIPGLLFLLLLLFLLLLCAVGQGSPSSAHWKPTWPAYRLPVVLPQSTLHLAKPDFGAEAKLEVSSSCGPQCHKGTPLPTYEEVKQYLSYETLYANGSRTETRVGIYVLSSGVGESPGKSRRKRQIYGYDSRFSIFGKDFLLNYPFSTSVKLSTGCTGTLVAEKHVLTAAHCIHDGKTYVKGTQKLRVGFLKPKFKDGGRGANNSSSAVPEKMKFQWIRVKRTHVPKGWIKGNANDIGMDYDYALLELKKPHKRKYMKIGVSPSAKQLPGGRIHFSGYDNDRPGNLVYRFCDVKDETYDLLYQQCDAQPGASGSGVYVRMWKRQQQKWERKIIGIFSGHQWVDMNGSPQDFNVAVRITPLKYAQICYWIKGNYLDCREG